From the Toxoplasma gondii ME49 chromosome VIIa, whole genome shotgun sequence genome, one window contains:
- a CDS encoding AN1 family Zinc finger domain-containing protein (encoded by transcript TGME49_205460) — MAVFSDKGDVCSQALCGMRDFLPFHCNKCGKVFCVDHYVPESHNCPRIRSGDRRVYVCPTCLEAIPMRNEEGEASAAERHRPTCQPEKYEERRRQLRGCACPIRGCRERLTDITTYHCKACDQNVCLKHRLQEDHDCQRVQQARREKQQRARSFHLFKLHSSVSSSGGEKTTPPKVAKSAASSAKGPPAPQLTKQQRSTSSSKSRNRCVIS, encoded by the exons ATGGCGGTCTTTTCAGATAAAGGCGACGTCTGCAGTCAGGCTTTGTGTGGCATGAGGGATTTCCTTCCGTTCCACTGCAACAAATGCGGCAAAGTG TTCTGCGTTGACCACTACGTTCCGGAGAGCCACAATTGCCCGCGAATTCGCTCCGGAGATCGGCGTGTGTACGTATGCCCGACGTGTCTGGAAGCCATTCCCATG agaaatgaagaaggagaggcctCAGCGGCGGAACGACACAGGCCGACGTGCCAGCCGGAGAAGTACGAGGAACGACGTCGTCAGCTGAGGGGTTGCGCCTGCCCTATcagaggctgcagagag CGCCTCACAGATATCACGACTTACCACTGCAAAGCATGCGACCAGAATGTTTGTTTGAAGCACCGTCTTCAGGAAGACCATGACTGTCAGAGAGTCCAACAGGctcgcagagagaagcagcaacgAGCTCGAAGTTTCCACCTCTTCAAATTGCACagctccgtctcttcctctggagGTGAAAAAACAACACCACCAAAGGTAGCGAAGAGTGCCGCCTCGAGTGCCAAAG GGCCGCCCGCGCCGCAGTTAACAAAGCAGCAA CGATCAACGTCGTCGTCCAAGTCCAGAAATCGATGCGTTATATCATGA